One window from the genome of Haliaeetus albicilla chromosome 26, bHalAlb1.1, whole genome shotgun sequence encodes:
- the LOC138682088 gene encoding SUN domain-containing protein 5-like isoform X1, translated as MARRKAPQRRRQGASQGSLGNEADQQPAGEAAGPSRCQTSSNLCIEMEVLTLPSMPAAGSAIQGPAKWRNKATEVARTAFSLACQLAGALVSLWRHMLSTGVFAVQKMALQKRFLKVVILLLPVALASVYCRTSLPLWTMRAKGLTEELTCESAAELKMQRDLRALLAEQNQKMQLLLEEVAQLRAEISSAKKRSQEGQEVNQAASKMALNVYVEMSDWALKSSGATIDMQRTSETYNCKENWGCRVLWFFRPANPPDTILQPGLSPGDCWPLQGRQGQVVIRLPARVHLTAVTMQHIYKDVSPSGTVTSAPRDVAVFGVDADGEEETLLGTFTYNVAKEAIQTFPLKDAPLPRAFSYIKLLVKTNWGNPAYTCIYRVQVHGKMAN; from the exons ATGGCGAGGAGAAAGGCCCCCCAGAGAAGACGCCAAGGGGCCTCCCAAGGCTCCTTGGGGAACGAGGCTGACCAACAGCCGGCAGGAGAGGCAGCGGGGCCGAGCCGCTGCCAGACGAGTAG TAACCTCTGCATAGAGATGGAGGTGCTGACCCTGCCTTCGATGCCAGCTGCCGGCTCAGCCATTCAAGGGCCTGCCAAGTGGCGCAACAAGGCCACAGAAGTTGCAA gGACGGCCTTCAGCCTTGCTTGCCAGCTGGCAGGTGCCCTTGTCTCCCTGTGGAGACACATGCTGAGCACAGGCGTCTTCGCCGT gcAAAAGATGGCCCTACAGAAGAGGTTCTTGAAAGTTGTCATCTTGTTGCTCCCAGTGGCTCTTG CTAGCGTTTACTGCAGGACCTCACTGCCACTGTGGACCATGCGGGCCAAGGGACTGACGGAG gaGCTGACGTGTGAGTCTGCAGCAGAACTGAAGATGCAGCG GGACTTGCGCGCTTTGTTGGCggagcaaaaccagaagatgCAGCTTCTTCTGGAGGAGGTGGCTCAACTGAGGGCGGAGATCAGCAGTGCCAAGAAG CGTTCCCAGGAAGGTCAGGAAGTGAACCAGGCAGCATCCAAGATGGCTTTGAACGTCTATGTCGAGATGTCTGACTGGGCCCTGAAAAGCTCTG GTGCCACCATCGACATGCAGAGAACTTCCGAGACCTACAACTGCAAAGAGAATTGGGGCTGCAGGGTTTTATGGTTCTTTCGCCCTGCCAACCCTCCTGATACTATCTTGCAG CCGGGTCTTTCCCCAGGAGACTGCTGGCCTTTACAAGGGCGTCAGGGCCAGGTGGTCATCAGGTTGCCAGCACGAGTCCACCTGACCGCCGTCACGATGCAGCACATCTACAAAGACGTCTCTCCCTCTGGGACCGTCACCAGCGCGCCCAGAGACGTCGCTGTCTTT GGAGTGGATGCGGACGGAGAAGAGGAAACTCTCCTTGGGACGTTCACGTACAACGTAGCAAAAGAGGCCATTCAGACCTTCCCTCTGAAG GACGCGCCGCTTCCCAGAGCCTTTTCATATATCAAACTTCTCGTGAAGACCAACTGGGGAAACCCAGCGTACACCTGCATTTATCGAGTGCAGGTTCACGGGAAGATGGCAAACTAG
- the LOC138682088 gene encoding SUN domain-containing protein 5-like isoform X2, which yields MEVLTLPSMPAAGSAIQGPAKWRNKATEVARTAFSLACQLAGALVSLWRHMLSTGVFAVQKMALQKRFLKVVILLLPVALASVYCRTSLPLWTMRAKGLTEELTCESAAELKMQRDLRALLAEQNQKMQLLLEEVAQLRAEISSAKKRSQEGQEVNQAASKMALNVYVEMSDWALKSSGATIDMQRTSETYNCKENWGCRVLWFFRPANPPDTILQPGLSPGDCWPLQGRQGQVVIRLPARVHLTAVTMQHIYKDVSPSGTVTSAPRDVAVFGVDADGEEETLLGTFTYNVAKEAIQTFPLKDAPLPRAFSYIKLLVKTNWGNPAYTCIYRVQVHGKMAN from the exons ATGGAGGTGCTGACCCTGCCTTCGATGCCAGCTGCCGGCTCAGCCATTCAAGGGCCTGCCAAGTGGCGCAACAAGGCCACAGAAGTTGCAA gGACGGCCTTCAGCCTTGCTTGCCAGCTGGCAGGTGCCCTTGTCTCCCTGTGGAGACACATGCTGAGCACAGGCGTCTTCGCCGT gcAAAAGATGGCCCTACAGAAGAGGTTCTTGAAAGTTGTCATCTTGTTGCTCCCAGTGGCTCTTG CTAGCGTTTACTGCAGGACCTCACTGCCACTGTGGACCATGCGGGCCAAGGGACTGACGGAG gaGCTGACGTGTGAGTCTGCAGCAGAACTGAAGATGCAGCG GGACTTGCGCGCTTTGTTGGCggagcaaaaccagaagatgCAGCTTCTTCTGGAGGAGGTGGCTCAACTGAGGGCGGAGATCAGCAGTGCCAAGAAG CGTTCCCAGGAAGGTCAGGAAGTGAACCAGGCAGCATCCAAGATGGCTTTGAACGTCTATGTCGAGATGTCTGACTGGGCCCTGAAAAGCTCTG GTGCCACCATCGACATGCAGAGAACTTCCGAGACCTACAACTGCAAAGAGAATTGGGGCTGCAGGGTTTTATGGTTCTTTCGCCCTGCCAACCCTCCTGATACTATCTTGCAG CCGGGTCTTTCCCCAGGAGACTGCTGGCCTTTACAAGGGCGTCAGGGCCAGGTGGTCATCAGGTTGCCAGCACGAGTCCACCTGACCGCCGTCACGATGCAGCACATCTACAAAGACGTCTCTCCCTCTGGGACCGTCACCAGCGCGCCCAGAGACGTCGCTGTCTTT GGAGTGGATGCGGACGGAGAAGAGGAAACTCTCCTTGGGACGTTCACGTACAACGTAGCAAAAGAGGCCATTCAGACCTTCCCTCTGAAG GACGCGCCGCTTCCCAGAGCCTTTTCATATATCAAACTTCTCGTGAAGACCAACTGGGGAAACCCAGCGTACACCTGCATTTATCGAGTGCAGGTTCACGGGAAGATGGCAAACTAG
- the LOC138682092 gene encoding SUN domain-containing protein 5-like, which translates to MALQKRFLKVVILLLPVALASVYCRTSLPLWTMRAKGLTEELTCESAAELKMQRDLRALLAEQNQKMQLLLEEVAQLRAEISSAKKRSQEGQEVNQAASKMALNVYVEMSDWALKSSGATIDMQRTSETYNCKENWGCRVLWFFRPANPPDTILQPGLSPGDCWPLQGRQGQVVIRLPARVHLTAVTMQHIYKDVSPSGTVTSAPRDVAVFGVDADGEEETLLGTFTYNVAKEAIQTFPLKDAPLPRAFSYIKLLVKTNWGNPAYTCIYRVQVHGKMAN; encoded by the exons ATGGCCCTACAGAAGAGGTTCTTGAAAGTTGTCATCTTGTTGCTCCCAGTGGCTCTTG CTAGCGTTTACTGCAGGACCTCACTGCCACTGTGGACCATGCGGGCCAAGGGACTGACGGAG gaGCTGACGTGTGAGTCTGCAGCAGAACTGAAGATGCAGCG GGACTTGCGCGCTTTGTTGGCggagcaaaaccagaagatgCAGCTTCTTCTGGAGGAGGTGGCTCAACTGAGGGCGGAGATCAGCAGTGCCAAGAAG CGTTCCCAGGAAGGTCAGGAAGTGAACCAGGCAGCATCCAAGATGGCTTTGAACGTCTATGTCGAGATGTCTGACTGGGCCCTGAAAAGCTCTG GTGCCACCATCGACATGCAGAGAACTTCCGAGACCTACAACTGCAAAGAGAATTGGGGCTGCAGGGTTTTATGGTTCTTTCGCCCTGCCAACCCTCCTGATACTATCTTGCAG CCGGGTCTTTCCCCAGGAGACTGCTGGCCTTTACAAGGGCGTCAGGGCCAGGTGGTCATCAGGTTGCCAGCACGAGTCCACCTGACCGCCGTCACGATGCAGCACATCTACAAAGACGTCTCTCCCTCTGGGACCGTCACCAGCGCGCCCAGAGACGTCGCTGTCTTT GGAGTGGATGCGGACGGAGAAGAGGAAACTCTCCTTGGGACGTTCACGTACAACGTAGCAAAAGAGGCCATTCAGACCTTCCCTCTGAAG GACGCGCCGCTTCCCAGAGCCTTTTCATATATCAAACTTCTCGTGAAGACCAACTGGGGAAACCCAGCGTACACCTGCATTTATCGAGTGCAGGTTCACGGGAAGATGGCAAACTAG